The Argentina anserina chromosome 3, drPotAnse1.1, whole genome shotgun sequence genome includes a region encoding these proteins:
- the LOC126789129 gene encoding uncharacterized protein LOC126789129 — translation MGGGVMRTAAKVAGIGTVMHGGLRGSPAVPSSGKSVRTASVPVAAGMASQSVKGPDAGAIEKPWVEAATTVDDWQMVGDEGEMVMSAGEPMPRVVFGAAPSYKEAKEATDELKEALDKVYLSSPKATELGEQTAAGKVSGLSLFLNPESEAESVLATRTSVPQHAYQAFELLSRSTEAQNVVASIASDPNIWNAMMENSAVKQFMESQKTLNRVQYESVSDSEVFHSVPCKEVKEEDDTSQSFDLELLFNGFVDKVKLTVNTIVSNLSTYIQNIFEPPAEDNGTTRNVLTTGFMGLAVMVVMVVLLKRA, via the exons ATGGGCGGCGGCGTGATGAGGACGGCGGCGAAGGTCGCCGGTATCGGCACAGTTATGCACGGCGGGCTCCGCGGCTCGCCGGCGGTGCCGTCATCGGGGAAGTCGGTGCGGACGGCGTCGGTGCCCGTCGCGGCGGGGATGGCGTCGCAGAGCGTGAAGGGTCCTGACGCCGGGGCGATCGAGAAGCCGTGGGTGGAGGCGGCGACGACGGTGGATGACTGGCAAATGGTCGGCGACGAAGGGGAGATGGTGATGTCGGCCGGCGAGCCGATGCCGAGGGTTGTGTTCGGCGCCGCGCCGAGCTATAAGGAGGCTAAAGAGGCCACGGATGAGTTGAAAGAAGCTCTTGATAA GGTGTACCTATCTTCGCCTAAAGCTACTGAGCTCGGGGAACAGACTGCTGCCGGTAAGGTGTCTGGGCTATCCTTGTTTTTGAACCCTGAATCCGAGGCTGAATCGGTTCTTGCAACTAGGACTTCAGTTCCACAACATGCCTATCAGGCATTTGAACTGCTGAGTCGAAGTACTGAGGCTCAG AATGTTGTTGCCTCGATTGCTAGTGACCCGAATATCTGGAATGCTATGATGGAAAACTCTGCAGTCAAACAATTCATGGAGTCTCAGAAAACCTTAAATCGTGTACAGTATGAATCTGTTTCTGATTCTGAGGTTTTCCATTCTGTACCCTGTAAGGAGGTCAAAGAGGAAGATGATACAAGCCAGTCTTTTGACTTGGAACTTCTGTTCAATGGTTTTGTTGATAAAGTGAAGCTTACTGTCAATACCATTGTCAGCAATTTGTCGACATACATTCAGAACATTTTTGAACCCCCTGCAGAGGACAATGGGACTACCAGAAATGTACTAACAACTGGGTTCATGGGATTGGCAGTTATGGTTGTGATGGTGGTTTTGCTGAAACGGGCCTAG